In a single window of the Amycolatopsis sp. cg5 genome:
- the mycP gene encoding type VII secretion-associated serine protease mycosin, giving the protein MARAGHGDGGGVVTARAVPLLLAGSLLFATPAWAQSGPAKLPNKQEACLQAPQGMASAVPWAQQQLAPQRVWPLTRGEGVVVAVVDTGVDGSIPQLAGGKVQRGVDLTSPGNGPADSDCFGHGTFLAGIIAASASPDTGFAGVAPGVTILPIRCATSGEAGALTPGGMAKGIRQAVDSGANVINISASTTLQDGDLAAAVRYAVERDVVVVASAANGAKDGDPVTYPASYPGVIAVGAVDVNGQRADFSQTGPYLSLMAPGVDVISVGPKGAGHWQGSGTSYAAPFVTAAAALVRAYRPSLTAAQIKHRLEVTANHPPVAMPHPAVGWGTVNLLAAVTTELAEEGTAAAGAPIAPPAARAPIVAPPDDLGPLLAVLGILGAAVFAFALVTTTRLVRAARRRSWTRARVIELSD; this is encoded by the coding sequence ATGGCACGAGCCGGCCACGGTGACGGCGGCGGCGTCGTGACCGCGCGGGCCGTGCCGCTCCTGCTGGCCGGATCGTTGCTCTTCGCCACGCCGGCGTGGGCGCAGTCCGGGCCCGCGAAGCTGCCGAACAAACAAGAAGCTTGCCTGCAAGCACCGCAGGGCATGGCGTCGGCCGTCCCGTGGGCGCAGCAACAGCTTGCGCCGCAACGGGTTTGGCCGTTGACGCGCGGCGAAGGCGTGGTCGTCGCCGTGGTCGACACCGGCGTCGACGGCTCGATACCACAGCTGGCGGGCGGCAAGGTGCAGCGAGGCGTCGACCTGACGTCACCCGGCAACGGGCCCGCGGACAGCGACTGCTTCGGCCACGGCACCTTCCTGGCCGGGATCATCGCCGCCTCGGCGTCGCCGGACACCGGTTTCGCGGGCGTGGCACCGGGCGTGACCATCCTGCCGATCCGGTGCGCGACCTCGGGCGAGGCGGGCGCGTTGACGCCGGGCGGGATGGCGAAGGGTATCCGCCAGGCCGTCGACTCCGGCGCGAACGTGATCAACATTTCGGCCAGCACCACGCTGCAGGACGGCGACCTCGCCGCCGCCGTGCGCTACGCGGTCGAACGCGACGTCGTCGTGGTCGCCTCGGCCGCCAACGGCGCCAAGGACGGCGACCCCGTCACCTACCCGGCGTCGTATCCCGGCGTGATCGCGGTCGGCGCGGTCGACGTCAACGGCCAGCGCGCCGACTTCTCGCAGACGGGGCCGTACCTGTCGCTGATGGCGCCCGGCGTCGACGTGATCAGCGTCGGCCCCAAGGGCGCAGGCCACTGGCAGGGCAGCGGCACCAGCTACGCGGCGCCGTTCGTGACCGCCGCGGCCGCGCTCGTGCGCGCGTACCGGCCGTCGCTGACCGCGGCCCAGATCAAGCATCGCCTCGAAGTCACGGCCAATCACCCGCCGGTGGCCATGCCGCACCCCGCGGTCGGCTGGGGCACTGTCAACCTGCTCGCCGCCGTCACCACGGAACTCGCCGAGGAGGGCACGGCCGCCGCAGGCGCCCCGATCGCCCCACCCGCGGCCCGCGCGCCGATCGTTGCCCCGCCCGACGACCTCGGCCCGCTCCTGGCGGTGCTCGGCATCCTGGGCGCGGCCGTCTTCGCGTTCGCGCTGGTCACGACCACCCGCCTCGTCCGCGCCGCCCGCCGACGCAGCTGGACCCGCGCCCGCGTGATCGAACTCTCCGACTAA
- a CDS encoding right-handed parallel beta-helix repeat-containing protein: MSQNVIMVTQTPGQGHRSVGEALAVASDGAVIVVGPGRYTENLVLTKAVTITAEDGPGTVQLVADTGVTVALASGSAALSGLTVVASDSDSPAVLVVGGQLGITECVVRASSWATVFARDAGTVLMRDCEIRNAVGAGVVVTATEGGVLDACRLEELGTSAVVVADDGALLMRACSVRGAAGNGICLNGRGKLTVEDTNVSGAGKPAVAVEQQASLSATRLAVTKTSAIGFYLASSGTVVLQECQVQTAAAEGIFVAESCAPQLTGCQVRGTRGRGLHFAGRAGGSVTGCDVSEVDGIGIGVTERSVTEFDRTTVAGCTGAGVRVDTASDPFFRRLRVLGCDGAAIELHGDARGRLENIEIDGGRGTGLSVAEGARPSVSGLSARGMTGAGVSVVGAALALTDSEINGAGADGVHAGAGADLSLLRCRVQGSAGMGCLVAEGASGSIVDSEFTGGSADGIRLETEEAVKVSGCTVRDNHGSGVRQTRPGTGIEVVDLISSGNLAADAVGTAATADVPAPAAQAPQRPELGSDPLVELEGLVGLAGVKSEVTSLINLNKMAKRRMDAGLSAPPMARHLVFAGAPGTGKTTVARIYGQILAQLGVLRKGHLVEVARADLVAQIIGGTAIKTTEAFTTALGGVLFIDEAYTLSQGGGGTGPDFGREAIDTLVKLMEDHRDDVVVIAAGYTKDMAKFLESNPGMESRFSRTIEFANYTPDELVTIVRTQCAKHDYRLDEGAGEALLRYFDEIPKDGTFGNGRTARRVFERMTDRQASRLAMATTAGSADLTLLTTEDFPMGG, encoded by the coding sequence GTGAGTCAGAACGTCATCATGGTGACCCAGACCCCCGGCCAAGGGCACCGCAGCGTCGGCGAGGCGCTCGCCGTGGCGTCCGACGGCGCGGTCATCGTGGTCGGGCCGGGGCGGTACACCGAGAACCTGGTGCTCACCAAGGCGGTCACCATCACCGCCGAGGACGGCCCCGGCACCGTGCAGCTGGTCGCCGACACCGGGGTGACCGTCGCGCTGGCGAGCGGTTCGGCCGCGCTGTCCGGGCTCACCGTGGTCGCGTCCGATTCGGACAGTCCGGCCGTGCTGGTCGTCGGCGGGCAGCTCGGGATCACCGAATGCGTGGTGCGGGCGTCGAGCTGGGCGACGGTGTTCGCGAGGGACGCGGGAACCGTGCTGATGCGTGACTGCGAGATCCGCAATGCCGTCGGCGCGGGCGTAGTGGTGACCGCGACCGAAGGCGGCGTGCTCGACGCCTGCCGCCTGGAAGAACTGGGTACGTCGGCCGTCGTGGTCGCCGACGACGGTGCCTTGCTGATGCGTGCCTGCTCAGTGCGCGGCGCGGCGGGAAATGGGATTTGCCTTAACGGGCGCGGGAAACTGACCGTCGAGGACACGAACGTCAGCGGTGCCGGGAAGCCCGCGGTGGCCGTCGAACAGCAGGCTTCGCTGAGCGCGACGCGGCTCGCGGTGACGAAGACTTCGGCGATCGGCTTCTACTTGGCATCGTCAGGAACCGTTGTACTGCAGGAATGTCAGGTGCAGACGGCGGCTGCGGAAGGTATTTTCGTCGCCGAATCGTGCGCGCCGCAGCTGACCGGGTGCCAGGTTCGTGGCACGCGTGGGCGTGGACTGCATTTCGCCGGGCGCGCGGGCGGCAGTGTCACCGGCTGCGATGTGTCCGAAGTGGACGGTATCGGCATCGGTGTGACCGAGCGCAGTGTCACCGAGTTCGACCGGACCACGGTCGCCGGCTGCACCGGCGCGGGTGTGCGGGTGGACACCGCGTCCGATCCGTTCTTCCGGCGGCTCCGGGTGCTCGGCTGCGACGGCGCGGCGATCGAGTTGCACGGCGATGCCAGGGGACGGCTGGAGAACATCGAGATCGACGGCGGCCGAGGCACGGGACTTTCGGTGGCCGAGGGCGCGCGGCCGTCGGTCAGCGGGCTCAGCGCACGCGGCATGACGGGCGCCGGGGTGAGCGTGGTCGGTGCGGCATTGGCGTTGACCGACAGCGAGATCAACGGTGCCGGCGCGGACGGTGTGCACGCCGGCGCGGGCGCTGACCTGTCGCTGCTGCGCTGCCGGGTGCAGGGCAGTGCCGGAATGGGTTGCCTGGTGGCCGAAGGCGCGTCCGGGTCCATTGTGGACTCGGAGTTCACCGGTGGCTCCGCCGACGGGATCCGGCTGGAGACCGAGGAAGCGGTCAAGGTATCCGGCTGCACCGTGCGGGACAACCACGGCAGCGGCGTGCGCCAGACCAGGCCGGGCACCGGCATCGAGGTCGTCGACCTGATCAGCAGCGGCAACCTGGCGGCGGACGCGGTCGGCACGGCGGCGACCGCCGACGTGCCCGCGCCCGCGGCGCAGGCTCCGCAGCGGCCCGAGCTGGGCTCGGACCCGTTGGTGGAGCTGGAAGGCCTGGTCGGGCTCGCCGGGGTGAAGAGCGAGGTGACCTCGCTGATCAACCTCAACAAGATGGCCAAGCGGCGGATGGACGCCGGATTGTCGGCGCCGCCGATGGCGCGGCACCTCGTGTTCGCGGGCGCGCCGGGCACCGGAAAGACCACGGTCGCGCGGATCTACGGGCAGATCCTCGCGCAACTCGGCGTGCTGCGTAAGGGACATCTCGTCGAGGTGGCGCGTGCCGACCTGGTCGCGCAGATCATCGGCGGCACGGCGATCAAGACCACCGAGGCGTTCACCACGGCGCTGGGCGGGGTGCTGTTCATCGACGAGGCGTACACGCTCAGCCAGGGTGGCGGCGGCACCGGGCCGGACTTCGGCCGCGAGGCGATCGACACGCTCGTCAAGCTGATGGAGGACCATCGCGACGACGTGGTCGTCATCGCCGCCGGGTACACAAAGGACATGGCGAAGTTCCTGGAATCCAACCCCGGTATGGAATCCCGGTTCAGCCGGACCATCGAGTTCGCGAACTACACGCCGGACGAGCTGGTCACCATCGTGCGCACGCAATGCGCCAAGCACGACTACCGGCTCGACGAGGGCGCAGGCGAGGCGTTGCTGCGGTACTTCGACGAAATACCCAAGGACGGCACGTTCGGCAATGGCCGGACGGCGCGCCGGGTGTTCGAGCGGATGACCGACCGGCAGGCGTCACGGCTCGCGATGGCGACCACGGCGGGCTCCGCGGACCTCACGCTGCTGACCACAGAGGACTTTCCCATGGGCGGCTGA